The following proteins are co-located in the Hypomesus transpacificus isolate Combined female chromosome 23, fHypTra1, whole genome shotgun sequence genome:
- the tmem237a gene encoding transmembrane protein 237A has protein sequence MVEVGNRKDSKGDKMPLAKTKKRKSKKEANDVDEPEVGMEHGIEMDGLASRRQSECRDPLTPEPQDVPPHKKKKKKKAQIPDLEGEQPDMTNGDVVEAHTDEEVTKKSKRKKKPKLAEMHYTNDLGVEDDDIITDQSPIPQHSLFSAPLGHSQPVGKVFVERNRRFQAAERVDHPKQTDHMDQIDYMEVRPMWTTKDVAMRVHSGFRVIGLFSHGFLAGYAVWNIIVVYVLAGEQLTTLPNLLQQYHPLAYPAQSLLYLLLAISTVSAFDRVNLAKASMALRGFLTMDPAALASFLYFIALILSLSQQMTSDRINLYPSANETLWPPGSEHQILQPWIVVNLVVALLVGLAWVFVSTRPDMDYTEEFLMAMELEEYPRHDERLDLPA, from the exons ATGGTCGAGGTGGGAAACAGGAAGGACAGTAAAGGTG ACAAAATGCCACTCGCCAAAACCAAGAAAAGGAAGTCAAAGAAGGAGGCGAATGATGTGGACGAGCCAGAAG TGGGCATGGAGCACGGTATAGAGATGGATGGCCTGGCCAGCCGCAGGCAGTCTGAGTGCAGAGATCCCCTCACCCCAGAACCGCAGGATGTCCCGCCacataagaagaagaagaaaaagaaggctCAGATTCCAG ACCTGGAGGGGGAGCAACCTGACATGACGAACGGAGATGTAGTGGAGGCGCACACAGACGAAGAAGTGACGAAGAAGAGCAAGAGGAAAAA GAAGCCCAAGCTAGCAGAGATGCACTACACCAACGACCTGGGAGTGGAggatgatgacatcatcacagatCAATCGCCTATCCCCCAGCATTCCCTGTTCTCCGCCCCTCTGGGCCATAGCCAGCCTGTCGGCAAAGTGTTTGTGGAGAGGAACA GGCGTTTTCAGGCCGCAGAGCGAGTGGACCATCCAAAGCAGACTGACCACATGGACCAGATAGACTACATGGAGGTCCGGCCCATGTGGACCACCAAGGACGTAGCCATGAGGGTACATAGTGGCTTCAG GGTCATTGGGCTGTTCTCCCATGGGTTCCTGGCAGGCTATGCAGTGTGGAACATCATTGTGGTGTACGTGTTAGCTGGGGAGCAGCTGACCACTCTCCCTAACCTGCTGCAGCAGTATCACCCCCTGGCCTACCCCGCCCAATCTCTGCTCTACCTGTTGCTGGCCATCAGCACTGTCTCTGCCTTTGACAG GGTAAACCTAGCAAAGGCCTCCATGGCTCTCAGGGGCTTTCTCACAATGGACCCTGCTGCTCTCGCCTCATTCT TGTACTTCATAGCACTGATTCTGTCCCTGAGCCAACAGATGACCAGTGACAGGATCAACCTTTACCCCAGTGCTAATGAGACTCTATG GCCCCCTGGGTCAGAACACCAGATCCTACAGCCCTGGATTGTGGTCAACCTTGTGGTGGCTCTGCTGGTGGGCCTGGCTTGGGTCTTTGTCTCCACCAGGCCTGATATGGACTACACTGAGG AATTTCTGATGGCGATGGAATTGGAAGAATACCCTAGACATGACGAGAGATTGGACCTTCCAGCCTGA
- the LOC124485699 gene encoding MAGUK p55 subfamily member 4-like, producing MVKGLSDVLHRVVEEVRLAISRDVSGAELLHNLLSAPWLHALLKVYECLLQFRNLLPSPILPDASSLSYEVLLSVSAVPNPSAEARELFSLLSSPHLQALLSAHDTVAQSDFEPVLPPLPDDLPQDEEAMRIVCLVKNKQPLGATIKKDEETGEIFIARVINGGLADRSGLLHAGDLLVEVNGSPVEGLDPEQVIEILIQSEGTILFKVIPNTPRSTNSQTMLRVRAMADYCPQQDPAIPCPDAGMAFSKGDLLEIVDQTDIHWWQARKLPSTTSCAGLIPSTSLLKSKQREQWWCQPFQAHTCSKPFVSVFLLPEEDTKDADDKCIKAEDLREEEAEPESSVDGIYTAGFRRSYRMWRRTAFRKRRQSCYSCSPNSRVLTNPYEEVMTYQRPPQDPHRLIILVGASGVGVNEMRKRLITLNPTTFQGPVPHTTRPPKDGEEPGREYHFITKELFEDMVSNHKFLEHGEYKGYSYGTSSDVVKDMLSSSKMCLVDVEPHNVQSLRTRDLKPYVIFVKPPGMERLKLTRREAHAHIITNYNADRPFTDEDFAEMEVTTKLIESKYGQFFDSVVVNDELQDSCMQLFTTILQAQDEAQWVPAGWLSQEEP from the exons atggtgaaaGGCCTAAGTGATGTTCTGCAcagagtggtggaggaggtgaggctaGCGATCAGCAGAGATGTCAGTGGAGCAGAGCTGCTTCACAACCTGCTCAGCGCCCCCTGGCTGCATGCCCTCCTCAAG GTGTATGAGTGCCTCCTGCAGTTCCGGAATCTTCTGCCCAGCCCCATCCTGCCGGATGCCTCCAGCCTGTCCTATGAG GTCCTGCTTAGTGTGAGTGCTGTCCCGAACCCCTCTGCTGAAGCCAGGGAGCTGTTCAGTCTTCTGAGCAGCCCGCACCTGCAG gccctGCTCTCAGCCCACGACACGGTGGCTCAGTCGGACTTCGAGCCGGTGCTGCCGCCCCTTCCTGATGACCTGCCTCAGGACGAGGAGGCCATGAGAATCGTCTGTCTGGTCAAGAACAAGCAGCCCCTG GGAGCAACTATAAAGAAggatgaggagacaggagagatctTCATTGCCCGGGTAATCAATGGAGGCTTAGCAGATCGCAGCG gTCTTCTGCATGCAGGAGATTTGCTGGTGGAAGTGAATGGAAGCCCGGTGGAGGGTCTCGACCCAGAGCAGGTCATAGAGATATTG ATCCAGTCTGAAGGAACTATTTTGTTCAAagtgatcccaaacacaccccGGTCAACCAACAGCCAAACTATG TTGCGTGTGCGGGCCATGGCAGACTACTGCCCCCAGCAGGACCCTGCCATCCCCTGCCCTGATGCAGGCATGGCCTTCAGTAAGGGAGACCTGCTGGAGATTGTGGACCAGACCGACATCCACTGGTGGCAGGCCAGGAAGCTTCCCAGCACCACTTCCTGTGCTGGCCTCAtcccctccaccagcctgctcaagag CAAACAGAGGGAGCAGTGGTGGTGCCAGCCATTTCAGGCTCACACCTGCTCCAAACCCT ttgtgtctgtgttcttACTTCCAGAAGAGGACACAAAGGATGCTGATGACAAATGTATTAAAGCAG AGGATCTCAGAGAGG AGGAGGCTGAGCCAGAAAGCAGTGTGGATGGCATCTATACCG CTGGTTTCCGGCGTAGCTACCGGATGTGGAGGCGGACGGCATTCAGGAAGAGGCGCCAGTCCTGCTACTCCTGCTCACCCAATAGCAGGGTTCTTACCAACCCGTACGAGGAAGTGATGACCTACCAGCGCCCCCCGCAGGACCCCCACCGCCTCATCATCCTCGTGG GTGCTTCTGGTGTGGGAGTGAACGAGATGCGCAAAAGGCTGATCACTCTCAACCCAACAACCTTCCAGGGACCAGTGCCTC ACACAACACGTCCACCCAAAGATGGAGAGGAGCCCGGGAGAGAATATCACTTCATCACCAAGGAGCTGTTTGAGGACATGGTCTCCAACCACAA GTTCCTGGAGCACGGGGAATATAAAGGTTACTCATATGGCACTAGCTCTGACGTGGTCAAGGACATGCTGAGCAGCAGCAAGATGTGTTTGGTAGACGTCGAGCCACAT AATGTCCAGTCACTGAGAACGAGGGACTTGAAGCCCTACGTCATCTTTGTGAAGCCTCCCGGTATGGAGCGTCTCAAACTGACTCGCAGGGAGGCGCACGCACACATCATCACCAACTACAACGCCGACCGGCCCTTCACA gaTGAGGACTTTGCAGAGATGGAGGTGACCACCAAGCTGATTGAGTCTAAGTACGGTCAGTTCTTTGACAGTGTAGTGGTAAACGACGAGCTCCAAGATTCCTGCATGCAGCTGTTCACGACCATCCTGCAGGCCCAGGACGAGGCCCAGTGGGTCCCTGCTGGGTGGCTGAGCCAAGAGGAGCCATGA